CCGGGAAATCGCGGGGCTTCGGCTTCGTTGAGATGCCGGACAGCGGCGAAGCCCAGGCCGCTATCGACGGTCTGAATGGACAGGATTTTGGCGGACGCACGATCACTGTTAACGAGGCCCGTCCGAGAGAGGACCGGGGTCGTGGCGGTGGCGGCGGCGGTGGAAATCGTGGCGGTGGCGGCTACGGCGGCGGCGGTGGTAACCGCGGCGGCGGCGGTGGCGGCGGCTACGGTGGTGGCGGTGGCGGAGGCCGTCGTTACTAAGCCTGATTCTCGCTTACAGGATAAGGGAGTCGGCCGCAAGGCTGACTCCCTTTTTCTTTTTAGCTGGTCCCATAACCTGTAACCGCTCGTGAACCTGACTGCGTTGCACTGCCTGGACGAGTCGGTGTCGACCGCCTAAACCTGCACGGAAACTGGCGGTGGAACAAACCGAATCGGCAGCCACATGCCGTGCGCATCACCCTGGCATTGAACATGGCGGCCGATGCAGCCTGGCCAGACATCCAACCCGGCGATCAGGGTGCGTCGCTCTACATCTCGACGACGCGCGGCAGATTCAAACTACCCGGTACGCCAGAATCAGACCGCCTCCTCTCCGTTGTCATCGTCGCCGCCAAGACGCGAAAGCAGTCCCTCGATACCTGTCTTCAGCTTCCCGAAGAGTTCCTCTGCTTCGTCGGAGACCTCGTCCCACACGCCTTCACCAGCTTCGAGCATTTCGTTCATCTTGACCTTCGCCTTCTCGCGTTGTCCTTCAAGACCCTGCAGTCGCTCCGAGATCTCATCTCGCGCTTCGGCGGAGGCATCCATGGCTTTTGCCTTCAGTTCGTCAATTGTTGAACCGAGTTGGTCAATCTGCTTCTGCCACTTCTCTCGGAATTCTTCCTTTTTGTCCATTGCGAAAACCTCCGTTTTCTTTCGGGGCGCCTGAAAACTCTAATCTCGGCTCCCGTGTGCCGTCGGCGCCCATGATATGGCGCGAATATCTATCC
The nucleotide sequence above comes from Rhodothermales bacterium. Encoded proteins:
- a CDS encoding RNA-binding protein; this encodes MNIYVGNLPHATADPELREAFEEYGAVDSATIIKDRFTGKSRGFGFVEMPDSGEAQAAIDGLNGQDFGGRTITVNEARPREDRGRGGGGGGGNRGGGGYGGGGGNRGGGGGGGYGGGGGGGRRY